A stretch of Pseudomonas sp. LRP2-20 DNA encodes these proteins:
- a CDS encoding GNAT family N-acetyltransferase, whose product MNKIRVRLADWHKDNADIRRIREAVFIAEQHVPPELEWDSDDPGAAHFLALEGDYPIGTARLLPDGTIGRVSVLKDWRGLKVGDALMNAVIVEAQERDLKQQMLSAQVHATPFYERLGFRVVSEEFLEAGIPHVDMVRDSRA is encoded by the coding sequence ATGAATAAGATTCGTGTGCGCCTTGCCGACTGGCACAAGGACAACGCTGATATCCGCCGTATCCGCGAAGCCGTGTTCATTGCCGAGCAGCATGTACCGCCAGAGCTGGAATGGGATTCGGACGATCCGGGCGCCGCGCACTTCCTGGCGCTGGAAGGCGACTACCCGATCGGCACCGCTCGCCTGCTGCCTGACGGCACCATCGGCCGGGTCTCGGTGCTCAAGGACTGGCGCGGCCTGAAAGTGGGCGATGCGCTGATGAATGCAGTGATCGTCGAAGCGCAGGAGCGTGACTTGAAGCAGCAGATGCTCAGTGCACAGGTGCATGCCACGCCGTTCTACGAGCGCCTGGGCTTTCGCGTAGTCAGTGAGGAATTCCTCGAAGCCGGCATTCCGCACGTGGACATGGTGCGCGACTCGCGCGCCTGA
- the hflD gene encoding high frequency lysogenization protein HflD codes for MSNLQEQLIALGGVFQAAVLVDRIARTGQASEANIGCMLGSLLVRDPKDTLEVFGGDDLNLRDGYRALVGALERDPSSLQREPLRYALSMLGLERQLNKRSDLLDTIGNRLPQIQSQADHFGLVHENVIASSGALYQDTLSTLRQRIQVHGDMRFLQQASNASKIRALLLAGIRAARLWRQLGGHRWQLVFSRRKLLNELYDMMRSPS; via the coding sequence ATGAGCAACCTGCAGGAGCAGTTGATTGCCCTGGGCGGCGTGTTCCAGGCCGCCGTGCTGGTCGACCGCATCGCCCGCACCGGCCAGGCCAGCGAAGCCAATATCGGCTGCATGCTCGGCAGCCTGCTGGTCCGCGACCCCAAGGACACCCTGGAGGTGTTCGGCGGTGACGACCTCAACCTGCGTGACGGTTATCGCGCCCTGGTCGGCGCCCTGGAGCGCGACCCCAGCAGCCTGCAGCGCGAGCCCCTGCGCTACGCCCTGTCGATGCTGGGCCTGGAGCGCCAGCTGAACAAACGCAGCGACCTGCTCGACACCATCGGCAACCGCCTGCCACAGATCCAGTCACAGGCCGACCATTTCGGCCTGGTTCACGAAAACGTCATCGCTTCCAGTGGAGCCTTGTACCAGGACACCCTGAGCACCTTGCGCCAACGCATTCAGGTGCACGGCGACATGCGCTTCCTGCAGCAGGCCAGCAACGCCTCGAAGATCCGTGCCCTGCTGCTCGCCGGCATCCGTGCCGCGCGCCTGTGGCGCCAGTTGGGCGGGCACCGCTGGCAGCTGGTGTTCAGCCGGCGCAAGCTGCTCAACGAACTGTACGACATGATGCGTTCGCCTTCCTGA
- a CDS encoding cupin domain-containing protein, which translates to MNPDTPLQLLGGISAREFMRDYWQKKPLLVRQAFPDFESPIDPDELAGLALEEEVESRIVLEHGAHPWELRRGPFNEDTFAELPEKDWTLLVQAVDQFVPEVAELLEHFRFLPSWRIDDVMISFATPGGSVGPHFDNYDVFLLQGHGERNWKIGQMCNSDSPLLEHADLRILAEFEQSGEWTLEPGDMLYLPPRLAHYGVAVDNCLTYSVGFRAPSAAEVLTHFTDFLGQFLPDEERYSDADAQPASDPHQIQHDALDRLKALMDKHMNDKDLLLTWFGQFMTEPRYPEQVVGEELDEDELVEALEDGAILIRNPSARMAWSELGDDLMLFASGRSCPLPAKLRELLKLVCSADALHIDNLEQWLQDEDGLMLVQQLIKQGSLGFANE; encoded by the coding sequence ATGAATCCTGATACTCCACTGCAGCTGCTCGGCGGCATCTCGGCCCGCGAATTCATGCGCGACTACTGGCAGAAGAAGCCGCTGCTGGTGCGCCAGGCCTTCCCGGACTTCGAAAGCCCGATCGACCCCGACGAGCTGGCCGGCCTGGCCCTGGAAGAGGAAGTCGAGTCGCGCATCGTCCTCGAGCACGGCGCCCACCCATGGGAGCTGCGCCGCGGCCCGTTCAACGAAGACACCTTTGCCGAGCTGCCGGAGAAGGACTGGACCCTGCTGGTGCAGGCCGTCGACCAGTTCGTCCCGGAAGTTGCCGAGCTGCTGGAGCACTTCCGCTTCCTGCCAAGCTGGCGTATCGATGACGTGATGATCAGCTTCGCCACCCCGGGTGGCAGCGTCGGCCCGCACTTCGACAACTACGACGTGTTCCTGCTGCAGGGCCACGGCGAGCGCAACTGGAAGATCGGCCAGATGTGCAACAGCGACAGCCCGCTGCTGGAGCACGCCGACCTGCGCATCCTCGCCGAGTTCGAACAGAGCGGCGAGTGGACCCTGGAGCCGGGCGACATGCTCTACCTGCCACCGCGCCTGGCCCACTACGGCGTGGCCGTGGACAACTGCCTGACCTACTCGGTCGGCTTCCGCGCCCCAAGCGCCGCCGAAGTGCTGACCCACTTCACCGACTTCCTTGGCCAGTTCCTGCCAGACGAAGAGCGCTACAGCGATGCCGACGCGCAGCCTGCCAGCGACCCGCACCAGATCCAGCATGACGCCCTCGACCGCCTCAAGGCGCTCATGGACAAGCACATGAACGACAAGGACCTGCTGCTGACCTGGTTCGGCCAGTTCATGACCGAGCCGCGCTACCCGGAGCAGGTGGTCGGTGAAGAGCTGGACGAAGACGAACTGGTCGAAGCCCTGGAAGACGGCGCCATCCTGATCCGCAACCCGAGCGCCCGCATGGCCTGGTCCGAGCTTGGCGACGACCTGATGCTGTTCGCCAGCGGCCGCAGCTGCCCGCTGCCGGCCAAGCTGCGTGAACTGCTGAAGCTGGTGTGCTCGGCCGACGCGTTACACATCGACAACCTTGAGCAGTGGTTGCAGGATGAGGACGGCCTTATGCTGGTACAGCAGCTGATCAAACAAGGAAGCCTGGGATTCGCCAATGAATAA
- the purB gene encoding adenylosuccinate lyase yields MQLSSLTAVSPVDGRYAGKTQALRPIFSEFGLIRFRALVEVRWLQRLAAHPQIGEVPAFSAEANALLDSLATDFKLEHAERVKEIERTTNHDVKAIEYLLKEQAAKLPELAKVSEFIHFACTSEDINNLSHALMLRAGRDEVLLPLMRQIADAIRALAHAHADVPMLSRTHGQPASPTTLGKELANVVYRLERQIAQVAAVPLLGKINGAVGNYNAHLSAYSQIDWEANARAFIEDELGLQFNPYTTQIEPHDYIAELFDAIARFNTILIDFDRDVWGYISLGYFKQKTVAGEIGSSTMPHKVNPIDFENSEGNLGIANALFQHLASKLPISRWQRDLTDSTVLRNLGVGFAHSVIAYEASLKGIGKLEVNEARIAADLDACWEVLAEPIQTVMRRFNIENPYEKLKELTRGKGITPEALLTFIDGLDMPADAKAELKLLTPATYIGNAAAQAKRI; encoded by the coding sequence ATGCAGCTTTCTTCGCTCACTGCGGTTTCCCCTGTAGACGGCCGTTACGCCGGCAAAACCCAGGCCTTGCGCCCCATTTTCAGCGAATTCGGCCTGATCCGTTTCCGCGCCCTGGTCGAAGTGCGCTGGCTGCAGCGCCTGGCCGCCCACCCGCAGATCGGCGAAGTGCCGGCGTTCTCCGCCGAAGCCAATGCCCTGCTGGACAGCCTGGCCACCGACTTCAAGCTCGAGCACGCCGAACGCGTCAAGGAAATCGAGCGCACCACCAACCACGACGTCAAGGCGATCGAATACCTCCTCAAGGAGCAGGCCGCCAAGCTGCCTGAGCTGGCCAAGGTCAGCGAGTTCATCCACTTCGCCTGCACCAGCGAGGACATCAACAACCTGTCCCACGCCCTGATGCTGCGCGCCGGCCGTGATGAAGTTCTGCTGCCGCTGATGCGCCAGATCGCCGACGCCATCCGCGCCCTGGCCCACGCCCACGCCGACGTGCCGATGCTGTCGCGCACCCACGGTCAGCCGGCTTCGCCGACCACCCTGGGCAAAGAGCTGGCCAACGTCGTGTACCGCCTGGAGCGCCAGATCGCCCAGGTTGCCGCCGTGCCGCTGCTGGGCAAGATCAACGGCGCCGTGGGCAACTACAACGCCCACCTGTCGGCCTACTCGCAGATCGACTGGGAAGCCAACGCCCGCGCCTTCATCGAAGACGAGCTGGGCCTGCAGTTCAACCCGTACACCACCCAGATCGAGCCGCACGACTACATCGCCGAACTGTTCGATGCGATCGCCCGCTTCAACACCATCCTCATCGACTTCGACCGCGACGTCTGGGGCTACATCTCGCTGGGCTACTTCAAGCAGAAGACCGTGGCCGGCGAAATCGGCTCGTCGACCATGCCGCACAAGGTCAACCCGATCGACTTCGAAAACTCCGAAGGCAACCTGGGTATCGCCAACGCACTGTTCCAGCACCTGGCCAGCAAGCTGCCGATCTCGCGCTGGCAGCGTGACCTGACCGACTCCACCGTGCTGCGCAACCTGGGCGTGGGCTTTGCCCACAGCGTCATCGCCTACGAAGCCAGCCTGAAAGGCATCGGCAAGCTGGAAGTCAACGAGGCCCGTATCGCCGCCGACCTGGACGCCTGCTGGGAAGTCCTCGCCGAGCCGATCCAGACCGTGATGCGCCGCTTCAACATCGAGAACCCCTACGAGAAGCTCAAGGAGCTGACCCGCGGCAAGGGCATCACGCCAGAAGCGCTGCTGACCTTCATCGACGGCCTCGACATGCCTGCCGACGCCAAGGCCGAACTGAAGCTGCTGACCCCCGCTACCTACATCGGTAACGCGGCAGCCCAGGCCAAACGCATCTAA